One genomic window of Arachis stenosperma cultivar V10309 chromosome 10, arast.V10309.gnm1.PFL2, whole genome shotgun sequence includes the following:
- the LOC130956993 gene encoding glycine-rich cell wall structural protein 1-like, which produces MPSHRHRTAARCFFFFLPPHRCPFLLLLPAAAPPPAAYSSRRCTAARNTGRGRGQVGKLGGGEGEGEGERGEGDCSGVGGGVGGGGVAVGVVDDDDDADNDGGVAVGGGGGEEVIMLVVVRVFL; this is translated from the exons ATGCCGTCGCACCGCCACCGCACCGCCGCccgctgcttcttcttcttcctgcCACCGCACCGCTgcccatttcttcttcttcttcccgcCGCCGCTCCGCCGCCCGCCGCTTATTCTTCCCGCCGCTGCACCGCCGCcc GGAATacggggagggggaggggacAGGTGGGGAAGCTAGGTgggggggagggggagggggagggggaaaGGGGGGAGGGGGACTGCAGTGGCgttggtggtggtgttggtggtggtggagtGGCAGTGGGtgttgttgatgatgatgatgatgctgataaTGATGGTGGAGTGGcagttggtggtggtggtggtgaagaGGTAATTATGTTGGTAGTGGTGAGGGTAttcttgtaa